The following are encoded in a window of Polynucleobacter sp. VK25 genomic DNA:
- a CDS encoding YicC/YloC family endoribonuclease, which produces MISSMTGYGSASRQVSLGAGVVADLQVECRAVNSRFLDLGFRLPDECRGAEPALREMATQSLSRGKVEFRAAWRVNSSAAGAAKSNPHALGAINKDRLDALYTLQEKAQDAFPKAQELSIAEVLRWPGVVSEPRGEEDSWITAAVEAGRAALAALMESRHAEGKALVGVLTSITGKMREIVKVIEPKVPEYVAQYQEKLTERLAEALAAQEQAKAGAELMERIRQEVVLYAVRIDVAEEFARLKTHLQAVDNALAGKGPVGKRLDFLMQELNREANTLSSKSVSEECTQAALELKLFIEQMREQVQNLE; this is translated from the coding sequence ATGATATCGAGCATGACTGGTTATGGCAGCGCTTCTCGCCAAGTCTCCTTAGGAGCTGGTGTAGTTGCTGATCTGCAGGTGGAATGTCGGGCTGTCAATAGCCGCTTTCTGGATCTTGGATTTCGTCTTCCGGACGAATGCCGCGGGGCTGAGCCTGCCTTGCGAGAAATGGCCACCCAAAGCCTGTCTCGAGGCAAGGTCGAGTTTAGGGCGGCATGGCGGGTTAATAGTTCAGCCGCTGGGGCTGCGAAAAGTAATCCCCATGCATTAGGAGCTATTAATAAAGACCGTTTAGACGCCTTGTATACCTTACAAGAAAAAGCCCAGGACGCGTTTCCTAAAGCCCAAGAGTTGAGTATTGCGGAAGTATTGCGCTGGCCAGGAGTTGTCTCTGAGCCACGGGGTGAAGAAGATAGTTGGATAACTGCAGCAGTCGAAGCCGGACGAGCCGCTCTTGCAGCGCTGATGGAAAGTCGCCATGCTGAAGGCAAGGCTTTGGTTGGCGTTCTTACCAGTATCACCGGCAAGATGCGCGAGATCGTTAAGGTGATTGAGCCTAAGGTCCCTGAATATGTTGCCCAGTATCAAGAAAAGCTCACTGAACGTCTTGCTGAGGCACTAGCAGCCCAAGAGCAAGCGAAGGCAGGTGCTGAGTTGATGGAGCGTATTCGTCAAGAGGTGGTGCTCTACGCAGTCCGGATTGATGTAGCTGAAGAGTTCGCGCGCTTAAAGACCCATCTGCAGGCGGTTGATAATGCGCTTGCAGGCAAAGGCCCGGTTGGTAAGCGTCTGGACTTTTTGATGCAAGAACTTAATCGTGAAGCGAATACCTTAAGTTCAAAGTCTGTTTCCGAAGAATGCACACAAGCCGCGCTAGAGCTTAAGTTGTTTATCGAGCAAATGCGTGAGCAAGTTCAAAACCTTGAGTAA
- the rph gene encoding ribonuclease PH, with translation MRTANPANISRPSGRKPTDLRPVTISRAFTKHAEGSVLIAFGDTKVLCTASILEKVPPHKKGSGEGWVTAEYGMLPRSTHTRSDREAARGKQSGRTQEIQRLIGRAMRSVFDLKVLGERTIHLDCDVLQADGGTRTASITGAYVAARDAVNQLLKNGAITKDPIIDSVAAISVGIYQGVPVLDLDYPEDSSCDTDMNVVMTGKGGMIEVQGTAEGAAFSRTELNALLDLAEQGIQELTKMQSHSLK, from the coding sequence ATGCGTACTGCCAACCCAGCCAATATTTCCCGTCCTAGCGGCCGCAAGCCAACCGATTTGCGCCCAGTGACCATCTCCAGGGCTTTTACAAAGCATGCCGAAGGATCCGTTTTGATCGCTTTTGGGGATACCAAAGTTCTGTGTACCGCCAGCATTCTAGAAAAGGTGCCTCCTCATAAAAAAGGATCTGGTGAAGGCTGGGTTACTGCGGAATACGGCATGCTGCCCCGTTCTACCCATACCCGCAGCGATCGTGAAGCTGCACGCGGCAAACAATCTGGCCGTACTCAAGAAATTCAGCGTCTCATTGGTCGCGCTATGCGTAGCGTCTTTGATTTGAAAGTATTGGGCGAGAGAACCATTCATCTAGATTGCGATGTACTGCAAGCTGACGGCGGCACCCGTACCGCCTCAATTACTGGCGCTTATGTAGCAGCCCGCGATGCAGTTAATCAACTACTAAAAAATGGCGCAATTACTAAGGACCCAATCATTGATAGCGTTGCCGCAATTTCTGTTGGCATATATCAAGGAGTTCCGGTACTGGATTTGGATTATCCAGAAGACTCTTCATGTGACACTGATATGAATGTTGTGATGACCGGCAAAGGCGGAATGATTGAAGTGCAAGGTACCGCTGAAGGCGCGGCTTTCTCTAGAACAGAGCTGAATGCCCTATTGGACTTGGCAGAGCAAGGCATTCAAGAGCTGACAAAAATGCAAAGTCATTCATTGAAATAA
- the rdgB gene encoding RdgB/HAM1 family non-canonical purine NTP pyrophosphatase, producing MQKLVLASNNAGKVKEFQALLAPLNFQVIPQGELGIPSAEEPHQTFVENALAKARHASAASGLPALADDSGICAHALDGMPGVLSARYAGDQGNDVANNQKLIHDLRDKTDRGAHYVCALVFVNNVNDPEPIIVQTRWYGQIIDQPAGSNGFGYDPHFFLPEQNYTAAQLDSAQKNLISHRGQALRELIVQLKSRN from the coding sequence ATGCAAAAGCTCGTTCTCGCATCTAATAATGCTGGCAAGGTAAAGGAGTTTCAGGCACTGTTAGCCCCCCTGAATTTTCAAGTCATCCCTCAAGGTGAATTGGGCATTCCCTCCGCAGAGGAGCCCCACCAAACCTTTGTAGAGAATGCGCTGGCAAAAGCACGTCATGCTAGCGCTGCATCTGGCTTACCTGCCCTGGCTGATGACTCAGGTATTTGCGCCCATGCTCTTGATGGTATGCCTGGGGTATTGTCGGCTCGCTATGCCGGAGATCAAGGTAATGATGTGGCTAATAATCAAAAGCTCATTCATGACTTAAGAGATAAAACAGATCGAGGCGCTCATTATGTTTGCGCCTTGGTGTTCGTCAACAACGTCAATGATCCCGAGCCCATCATTGTGCAAACCCGTTGGTACGGTCAAATCATTGATCAGCCAGCGGGATCTAATGGCTTTGGCTATGACCCTCACTTCTTTTTGCCTGAGCAAAACTACACTGCAGCGCAATTAGATTCAGCCCAGAAGAATTTAATCAGTCACCGTGGTCAAGCATTACGCGAACTGATTGTTCAGTTGAAATCCCGTAACTGA